From the genome of Pseudomonas bubulae:
TATCTATAGCCTTGGCAACGGATGAGCAAAAATGACTGAATCCCCCTTTCTCAAATACAAAGACGTGCTCATCAATGATCACAGCGCCTCCGCCACATGCTTACGGTCGATCTTGCTGTCAATGCTCAACCCATGCCGCTACACGATAGGCGCGCATGATCTGGCGCAACTAAGCCCGGAGCATTTTGAAGCGGCTCAAGTCTTGCTGAACGTGTACAAGGACGGATTGGAGAATGATCCCGAAGCCAGGTATGCCCTCCAAGATATTGAACAGCGATGGCCTGATTTTTTGAGGGTGCCATACGGTTTGCACCCCTTCCCAGACCCTGATTCAGTTTTCGTGCCCGATCAAGCTGACCTCATCGAGCACTTGCAGCCGTTCTTTAGCATTGATCTCAACGTGGTTAACCCCGAGTGGTCTGGGTATTTGACCATGCTAGGGCCGTTGGAGCCGACAGAACATCAGTTGGTCGGCCAAGCGACCGAAGAGACCCCGTGGCATTCTCCTCTTTTGCACACAAACTGGATTGGCTTCAAGCTCGAGGAGGGACGATACCGCCTGATGGGCGATCCGCGCTTTTTTTTCCTACATGGGGATAACGAGCAATTGAGCGACCCTTATGAGGACGCGCGAAAGAACTTGATTATCCATTATGCGGATCAAAAACTGGCCTTTGATGCGGCTAAAAAAATGTATAACGACTCAGGTCGTTTATTCTCTCCATCAGCCTTGGCGCATAGAGTCCCCCTGTACGACGTTGAGCGGATGACCTTCGTTAACCAGATTGGCGGAGTAGCCGACTACTCAAAGCTCACAACTTCCTGCCTGACGCTTGGCTACGAAGTAAACGATAAAAGCGGTATCACCGCAGGATATCCATTCAGCCACGCTGGCCACCCATTTCACCACGTGGCCAGCGTACCGGCACACCATTACCAGAGCTGGGGGGCGGATCTGATAATGATGTTCTATGAGCCAGTGGAGCAGTTAGTGCTGTTCACATTTTATTGGGACAACAGCCAAGACAAAGGGCCTGGCGAATAGTCGCATTGTAAAGGCACATAAACCCATCTGTGGCTGTTCAAGGTCGCACACACCGGTGGACCTTGAACAAACCGAGGAATAAGGCGCGAACATTTGGTCGAGGCTGCGCCATATCGGCCTACGGTGCTCTAGCCGGTGCTATCCCTTGGTCAGATCAACCAATGGCGTTTGCCGTACCTCAGTTTCCCGCCCACCCTGAATGTCGCTCACTCGCTTCAAAGCCTTATCAACAGCCACCTTATCCGCCAATAAGCTATAGCTAATGTGGAACTGCTTGTGTTCCTTCGGCCCAATTGTTGGTACCAAATTCAGTGGCCGCTGATAACGGCGGTTGTAGGAAAAACTTGTCCCCGGTTCCAAGCCGGTAACATAGCCCTGGCCTTGGGTATCGGTGTTTTTCCACAGGGAAAACACGGGCAGTGTCTGAGTATTGAAGCCGACTGAAACGCCCAGGCTGCCGGCCTTGTTATGCAACACGGTCAACGTATCGCCCTTGGCATCGCCATACGGCACCACGTTGTAAACCGTTTCGTCGTAGTCCTTGGTCGGTGCACGGTAGGTTTGCCAGTCGGGCAGATCGTTCTTGGCCTTGTCGTTGAACGGCGACACCTGTTTCACCGGTGCGGCGAAACGAGCGCCCTGCTCCAGGAACGGGGTGCTGAAGTTACTGTGATAAAGCGCCTGGTATTCCTTTGGATAGTCACCGTTGTTGGTTAGGGTGTCGTTGAGGGAGAACACTACGCTGCCGGGCTCGGTGACCAATTCGGTAGCGACGGAAAAATCGACCTTTTTGAACGCCTGCTCTTTCAGTTCGCCGCGCAGGGTGATGGCATACGGCGGTTTTTCATCGATATGCAGGGTGACTTTACTTGCAGGAATGTTAGCGGCCCGACCATGCAGGGTCAGCAGTTCGCCGTTGTCGACTCCTGGGTGGCCGACCCATTCGTATCCACAGCGGGTGACCAGCTCATTGAAACCTTCCAGCCAGCCCAGACCACCACGACCATTAAGCTCGATAAAGGACGGGTTGACCACTTCCTTGACCGGCGAATCCCAGCCCATGCGCACATTACCTACCGAGGCCTGCAAGACGTTCATTCCGCGAGTAGGCACTACCGAGAGTTTCATCGTACCGTTATCGATGTCCACAATGCTGACGCCCTCCTGCCGGCCACCGTGCAAGGTGCGCAAGGTGATGCTGAAGGGTTTATCGGTTTTTACGCCGAGTTGCTGGCTGCTGATCTGCCAGTTCTGGGCGCCATGGTCGGTGTCGAGCAGAACGTAATCCCAGGCCATGGCGTGGGAGGCAGCGGACAGTGTAGTGAGGGCAACAAAGAGTTTGAGCGGGGTCATGGCAGCAGCCTTTCTTGGAATTGTGCCTTTTTATAGACTTGATGAAACGTTTCATCAAGCTTTAAAACCGACCCAAAGCCGCAAAATACCCAGAAAAATCGGGGGAACATCGAATATTTTTTCGATGTCATCACCAGCACACTTGCTCCCAAATCAGATCGAATATGAGCGCCCGCAGGTGAGGCACTTATCGCAGTAACTCCTGCAAGATGAACTTCACCCACTGCGGATCGGAAGCGCCCCTGATGCGCAGCCTGGCTGTTCCTGGCTCAATACCGATCTCGGAAACCGATTCTATTGACGAAACATGGTTAGCGATAAAACAGCATAAACAATCACACACACTATTCCACCCAGCCAAGCTAAAGAACAGTACTCCCCTCCCCACCTGAAGTGCTACTGTCTTTATAAGTCGAGCACGGCGCACGACTTGTAAATCGAACTTCTCACAAGGACAAGCAAAGTGACAAAATATTACTTCCTATTCACTTATTCAATTTCTCCGACAGGAGATACTGACACTGCAGCCAAAGCAGCTGACAAAGTCAGAAAAGGGATTGCCAATATAGAAAATTCCGACTGGAACAAACTCTCCACTGTTGAAACCACGTTCTCCGGCCGGCTGACACTGACAGCTGAAACGGTCTGTGAAAAAAGAGAGGAAGCAAGAGGCCTTGTCTGTCGTGAAGTGAAAGCCGTAGTCGACGCTCATAAAGCGTGCTGCGAGATACGTGCCGACATCTCTTTACTCGTCGACGGCCTCGGCCCGCGCATGGATATCGTCATTTAATTGCACGCCAGTCCTCAACCGGGTGCAATTGAAAAGTAACTTGCAGCACTTCCCCTGCCCCTTCCCACCCAAGTCGGGCGAATTCAATATATATTGCCAGCACTTACCGGGACATACGTTTTTCGAAGGAAGAAAACACTGTAACTCAAACATGACAACCTGAACACCACCTGACAGTTACACCTAAATATCCAAACTATAATTAATAAACATCGCTCCAACTTTCTTCACTCAAGATCGAGCCAGTAGTTTTGCATCTGAATACGATCTTCGGAGACGTAGTTACTTGTGTAAGTGATTTAAAAAACGGGTTTTGTCTGCAAGACTGAAGTAGCACGCAGCGGCTTGCTTACTCCTGATGCAGGCCCAACCCGTTTCAATCAGCGAACCAGGCCTGCGACGAAATCAAGAAGCGCGCGAGTCTTTGCGGGAACATGATGTCGCGACGGGTAGTATGCATAGAGCGGAAAACGCTGCTCCGACCAATCGGGAAACAGCTGAACAAGCTGCCTGGAAGAGGTATATTCTTCAATTCCCAACTCGAACAACTGCGCAATACCGAGCCCGGCCAAGCATGTGCTATAGACCGTACCCGGATCGTTGACGGTCAACATGCCCTGCGGCTTGACTGTGACCTTCTTGCGGCGCTGATGAAACTCCCAGGCAAACGGACGGCCGGTGACTGGCTCCCTGAACAGGATGCAGCGATGGTCCGAAGTCTCGAGTTCCATAGGGTCCTTGGGATGACCGAAACGCTCAAGATAAGCTGGCGATGCCATGGCCAAAACTCGCGTATCGAGGAGTTTTCTCGCCACTAACGACGACGGCTGAGGATGGCCGAAGCGGATCGCAATGTCGAAACCATCCGCGATCAAATCACCCAGGTCTTCCTTGCTGCGCAGCTCCATTTCGAGCTCAGGGTGGCTATCCATGAACGCGCCCAATCGGGGACCGAGGATCAGTCTCGCAAATAGCGGGTCCACGTTGACGCGCAGCCGGCCACGAACCTTTTGCGCATCACTGGCGGCGCTGCCTGTCGCCTCGGCAAGCGCATCGATCAGAGGCATCACCTCTTCGTAGAAACTGCGCCCTTCGTCGGTCAGCCTCACTGATCGCGTCGTGCGCTCGAACACTCTGATGCCCAATCTTGTCTCCAGGCGGGCTATTGCCCTGCTCACGCCAGATTGAGACATATCCAGTACCTCAGCAGCCCCGCCAAAGCTGCGCGCATCAACGACAGCCGCCATAACGTCGACGCCTTCCAGCAACCGGGAACTTAATGCCCTCATTGATGACTCCTGCGCATGAATATTATGCGTTCCATGCTATCGCATTATAAGGCCCGAAATCCCAACATTGCTCCAACGCTGAGCCGGCTACCCCATGCCGACCCTACACCCCATTGAGGCCACCCCCGACGTGGCATTCACCGGAGCAATGACAATGACGCGCATCCTCGTTACCGGATCCTCCGACGGCCTGGGCCAAATGGCGGCACGCCTGCTCGTGGCCAACGGTCATCAGGTCGTGTTGCATGCCCGAAACCACGCCCGGGCGGCCCATGCCATCGCTCAAGTTCCCGGCGCGCAGACGGCACTCGTCGGGGACCTTTCCAGCATCGCAGAAACCAAGGCGCTTGCTGCCAGCATCAATGAACTGGGCCCCTTCGATGCCATCATTCACAATGCCGCTGTCGGCTATCAGGAGCGCGAGCGCATCGCCACAGTGGATGGCCTGCCCCATGTCTTTGCCGTGAACTCTCTGGCGCCCTACATTCTGACCGCCATGGTCAAGCGACCCAAGCGCCTGGTTTACATGAGCTCCAGGCTTCACTTGAAGGGTAATCCCTCTCTCAGCGACCTGACCTGGGAATCGCGACGCTGGTCCGGGATGCAGGCCTACTCGGACTCCAAGCTTCACGCGGTCCTGCTTGCTTTTGCCGCCGCGCGTCACTGGCCAGATGTGCTGTCCAACTGCGTCGAACCAGGTTGGGTTGCCACGAAGATGGGCGGCCCTGAGGCTACGGATGACCTTGACCTCGCGCCCCGCACCCAGGCGTGGCTCGCTGCAGGCACTGCAGCGCGCGTAACCGGCGACTACTTCTATCACCAGCGGTCGGCACAGGTTCACAGCGCTGCGTTTGACCCCGCGCTTCAAGAGCGATACCTGGCCGCTTGTGCGCAACTCTCAGGCATTGAGTTTCCCCCACGATAAGTTCGCATGGCCCATCAGTCGGCATGCCGGTCGCCACAGTACACCGGGTGCACGCACGGCTTGGCCTTGAAAAACCTCACCTTTGCGACCTTTATTTTGAATTTCACAGAGATACGCCCATGCAATCGAAAGTCATAAGGCATCAGGCCGTTACTACGCCGGCAAGTGCCCACGCACCCGCAACGCCACACCCTCATGGGGTAACTGTATCCAGGGCACAGGCGATAGCGGCTGTTCTTGCCCTGAGCCTCGGCTGCTTCTCCTTTGTCAGCACCGAGCTCATGCCCGTAGGCGTGCTGCCAGCGATGGCCGCTGGCCTGAATGTCTCGCTCGGCGCCGCAGGTTATCTGGTTACAATTTTTGCATTTATGGTCGCTCTGACCGCAGCGCCGCTGACTGGCCTGCTTGGATCGCTCAACCGCAAGACACTGATGGCCGGTCTGCTGGCGGTCTGCTGTATCGGCAATCTGATCACCTTCCTGGCGCCAAACTACTTCGTCGTTTTCCTTGGACGCATTCTGGTCGCAGGTGCAATCGGCGTGTTCTGGTCGACAGCGGTGGTCACCGCAGTGCACATGGTCTCTGCACGAAACGCAGTACGAGCTACATCGATTGTCTTTGGCGGTGTTTCGCTGGCGACGGTGCTGGGGATTCCGGCTGGCACAATGCTCGGTGAAATGTATGGATGGCGCTCCGTGTTTGCTGCGCTCTCGATACTCAGCCTGGTCGTCTTCACGCTGATCGCATGGTCAGTTCCGGCGGTCCGCATCTCGAAGGCTGCCAAGCGAGGGGCGATGTCAGCCGTGCTCAAAAGTGGCCCCTTGCTTGTGGTTTTCGGGATCACTGCCCTTGTCGTCACCGGCAACTTTCTGGCTTACACCTACGTGTCTCCGTACCTTGAGCAGATTGCCGGCCAGAGCCCTGCACAGGTCAGCATGCTTCTGTTGGTCTATGGCGCGGCAGGTGTAATTACCAACTTCGCCGTGGGCCCGTTCGCGTCCAGGGCACCAAGAACCAGCCTGGGTCTGGTGACAGCACTCCTTGCCGCAAGCCTGTCATGCATGAACGCGGCAGCGGTCAGTCATGCCGCCATTTTCGCTGTGCTTGCTGCGTGGGGCGCTGCATATGGCGCACTTCCGGTGCTGCTGCAGACCCTGGTGTTCAAGGAAGCCTCCAGGATTCCAGGCGGAGCCGACGCAGCCACCTCCATCAATGTATCTGTATTCAATGCAGCCATCGGCCTGGGCTCGCTGCTGGGCGGACTGCTGATCAATCTTGCCGGACCGCAACCCATCGCGTACCTGTCCGCCTGCTTCGCCATTGCAGGCTTGGCGGTGATCCTGGTGAGTCGCCAATCTTCATAGTCGCGCAACCTCTGACAACCACCGAGTCCTGTCAGCCCCTCCCCCCTTACACGTTGAAATGGAACAAAGCATATGAGCAGAATCACAGTCCTGGGCCTCGGCGCCATGGGGTCGCGCATGGCCTCACAATTGCTTGCTGCAGGTCACACAGTCACTGTCTGGAATCGAACCCCCGATGCAGCAGAAGCGCTTGTCAAGCAAGGGGCCTTCCACGCGCGCACGCCAAGAGAAGCCAGCGCAGGTGCGGAGTTCGTCATTGCAATGTTGCGTGACAATGATGCGTCTCGCCATGTCTGGCTGGATCGCGAGATCGGCGCCCTCTCTGGTATGGCAGCGGGAGCAATCGCCATCGAGAGTTCGACACTCACTTCGGGCTGGATCCAGGAGCTCGGCACCCACATGCAGCATGCCCGGGTGGCGCTGCTGGAAGCGCCGGTATCGGGATCCCGTGCTCAGGCCGATGCGAGGCAACTGGCCTATCTGGCAGGCGGAGAGGAAGAAGTCCTGGAGCGCTGCCTGCCTCTGCTACGCGTCATGGGCTCTTCAGTCCATCACGTCGGCGGCCTGGGTCATGGCGCTTTGGCGAAACTTGCCACCAACGCCATGCTGGGAATACAGGTGACGGGCCTGGCAGAGGTCATCGGGTTATTGGAGCGAAACGGAGCCGATGCATCGCGAGTGCTGGCAGCCATGGCAGGCACCTCCGTCTGGCCACCGGTTGCTGCCTATCTTTCAGGGAGCATGATGACGGAGAACTTCGCCCCGCAGTTCCCCGTGGCGTTGATTGAAAAGGACTTCGGCTACACGCTCGAGGAAGCAGGATCAGCAGAGAACGCCCCCACAATTGCCGCAGCACATAATGTTTTCCAGCGCGCAGCAACGCGCGGAATGGGCGACCGGAACATGACAAGCGTAGTGCGATTGTTCACCGAAAAGCGTGATTGATCCCGCGAACCCACTGGGTCCTTGTGGCATGCAAACCGAGATGCCCCTCCCCCGCACTTTGCGTGCAATGAAGCATGACTGACAGTGGCTGCGGGTTTGTATCCCGCAACCAGCCTGGTGCCTGGCGCGCTCGGCTCCTGCGCATATTCTGATACTGCAACTGGAGACAACAATGAAGCTCTTTCGCTATGTTAAGCATGATGGCGTGTATCCGGGCATGGTCGATTCATCGGGACAGCTGCGGGACATATCAGCCCATGTGGATGACGTCTCGCGCGCGTGCTTGTCCGATACGGAACTTGCCCGGCTTTGTGAGCTTGACGAACACCGGCTTCCGCTTATTTCGACCCCGGTTCGCTACCTGCCACCGATAAGCGATATCAGCAAGTTCATCGCAATTGGTTTGAACTACCTGGACCACGCCGAAGAGGCCGGTCTTGCGATCCCGTCCGAACCGTTGGTGTTCTTCAAACCGGTCAGTTGCATCAGCGGGGCCGATGACCCCATCGTACAACCTCCCCACTCAAGGCAATTGGACTGGGAGGTTGAGCTGGGGGTCGTCATCGGAAAGCGCGCCCGTTACGTTCCGGTTGCCCAGGCACTTGAACATGTGGCGGGCTACTGCGTGGCCAATGATGTTTCCGATCGTGGATTCCAGTTTCAGAGCTCGCAATGGGACAAAGGCAAGAGCTCCGACTCCTTTGGGCCGCTGGGTCCCTGGCTCGTGACCCGTGATGAGGTCCCGGATCCGCAGAGCCTGCCAATGTGGCTGGAAGTCAACGGCCAACGGCGACAGGAAGGAAACACCCAGACCATGATCTTCAGCGTTGCAGAGATTATTTCCTACTGCAGTCACTACATGACCCTCGATGTTGGGGATGTGATCATCACCGGCACCCCGCCTGGCGTGTCGATGGGAATGAAGCCACATCCGGAATGGCTGGAACCGGGGGATGAAGTAGTGCTGTCGATCTGCGGCCTTGGTGTGCAACGACACGTTGTGATGCGATACGAGGCAGAGCAGGCGTAAATCTTGCCTGCTCCGAACCTGAGGCTGCATAACGCAGCCTGACACGCAGCTAAGCCAAGTGCCAAACCCTGTCTACACTGATGCTCATACCACGTGAGCTCGCAGGGAGCGCAAAGCATGGGAGCAATCGCCAGCTGGACTTTTTTGTTGGTTGTGGTTGTAGTTGTGGGTGTGCTTAGCTTTTTTATGTTGCGAGCGGGTGTTCAAAACGACCGGCGTATCAGAGAAGAACTCTACCTAACCTTCGAAAGCACAATGCAACAACACGGGGTCCGGACTTACGAAATCCTGAAAGAGAGCATTTGGATTAGAAACGGCATGCGCCTATCAGAGCTGCACCGAATTGTATTGGCCGACACCGGGCACTACTTTCTTTATTTCCAGGCAACCGGTACGCCGCCCTATTTTGCCCCCTTAACAGAGAAGCGCGCGATGCAAGCTTCAGCAGGCAAGATCGGGATTCAGGCATGACCGCATAAAAGCCATGCCTTTGCCATTGGCGGGCAATGCATGCATCCACGACTTCTCGCCCAGCTGAAACAGAGCAAGCGACGACATATTGCCGACCTTCCCGCTTGAAATAGTGGCACGAGGCCTGAATCTCTAGGCGATAAATCCGCAGCCGTTACACCCGTCCACACGCGATTGTCGTCGATCATCAAAAGACGACAGATTGACTGAGTGTCACATGGGTATCCGTTACTGATCCGGCAGGCGGGGACGATCAGAAGGCTATCGAACGGTTGTAATTTGATGTCGCCACTATTTTCCCGCGCTTCAACACCATAAGACGAGCCGGCAAGTCGAGGATAACCCCGGCGACCGACTGGGTATCCACCAGCACCAGGTCTGCATTTTTGCCGGTTTCCAGCCCATAGTTATTCAGCCCCAGGGCTTTTGCGGGATTAGTTGTGAGCATTCCCAATACTGTGGCCTGATCATCGGCCCCACCCAGGTGGCATGCAGGCATTGCCAATTGCGCAATATTCAGCAGATCGCCTGTCCCATACGGGGTAAAAGCGTTGCGTATATTGTTCGTGGCCAAACAGACATTTACACCACCGTCTCGCAACGCACGAACGGGCGTGAGTGAGCGGCGGACGTTATGGCTGTCGCCTCGAGCACCGAGATGCAAGTCGGTGGCTGGCAGGCACATTACGCTGATTCCAGCATCACGGATCAGGCTGATAATATCCACTCGCTGTTCCGCTGCTACGGCTCCAAGGCTCGTAAGATGACCTACGCAGACGCGGCCTTCATACCCTTCCTTGATGGTCTTGCGCGCGAGGTATTCAATGGTCATGTTCTCTGCCGTATCGGCAAAATCCTGATGGAAATCTATATCTTTTCCAAACTGTTTAGCCAGGCTGAAAACATAATCAATATGTTCGAAGGGTGAACGATCGTTATAGGGAATACCGCCGACGACATCGGCACCTTTTTCCATCGCCGCAACCATCATGTGCTTCATTCCCGGTAGTTTGAAAATGCCTTCCTGTGGGAAGGCAACTACCTGAATGTCGATCATGTCGCGAAACTTCTTGCGTAGCTCCAGGACAACATCAAACCCTGTGAAACCTTGTGAGGGGTCAAATTCGGCATGTGCGCGTACATGGGTAGTACCGGCCTGCACAAGTGAGCGTAATACCTGCGTTGAACGCTCGAGAATATCCTCCCGGGTCAACATCGGTTTAAGCTCAGCTGTAACGGCAATCGCCTCCTTGAGGGTTCCGGTGCGATTGACCTTACGGTGCATGACATTGGCTTTTTCCAGATGCAGATGCCCCTCGACAAAAGCCGGCATCAATACATTTCCATTTCCCTGGACTTCCTGCCGTGCCCGCACTGTAATTCCCGGGGAAATAATGGCAACTTTCCCATTGTGTACGGCGACGTCGGTTAAAGGTTTTCCATCGGCAATGCGTACATTGCGAAATATCAGATCCATAAACCTCACTCCTTAATTCAGACAACTTCCGTTTCTCGAGCATCGACCTCTGGAGGTCATGCTGCGCCTGCTTCATGACTGCCAGCACATTGCCCATGAGCACGCACGACAGAGCTGCAAAGGAACGCAACAGTGTCCAGAATCAGCAGGAAAAAATTAAAAGACGTATTAAATATTTGCGGTATAGATAGGAAGCACACACTAACCGTTAGAACAACCATTCCCCATTACGCGGTATTCGAGAATATGCCTATGCCCCTTGGAGTCTTCATACATCATACGCGCAGGCACCACTTCACAGACATTTGGCACTTCACCCATCGAAATGATTTTTGCGATATCAAGGTCTTGTGAATAACTGTACTGCTCTACCTGAATGTCGTTGTCTGCTAGAGGCTGCCCAGCCAAAGCCACAGTGCACAAGCTACTGAGCCCTGCCAACAATAAAATTTTCATGTTCAAACACCTGGGGCTATCGCGTGACGCAAATACCCTTCAATACTTACAGGGTCAATGTAGCGCTTCATGACTCGGCGTCGTATTACGACGCCGAGACACTCAACTATCAGAAAGGCTTGGTGGGCAGGTATTTACCATCCAGGGTAATGACTGCGCGCGACCCACCCTCTGGATCTTCGACTTTTTTAATATCCAGTTTGAAGTTGATAGCACTGATAATGCCGTCACCGAACTTCTCATGGACCAACGCCTTAAGCGTGGTGCCGTAGACCTGCAGCATCTCGTAAAAGCGGTAGATAGTGGGGTCGGTCGGTATACCATTGTCGATGCTGCCGCGCATCGGGATGGTTTGCAGCAGCGCCACGCCATCAACATCGAGGCCGAGCTTTTCGCCCACTACTGTGGCCGCTGCTTTGGGCAAGGGATGTTGGCCGAGCAGCGCGGCAGTGACGAACGCCTCGCTGAGCCCTGTGCCATCGGTGATCTGGGCAAATGACAGGTCATTCCGGGCTTTAGCCAGCAAAATGACTTCGGTCAGGGCCAGACGCGAACCTGGATTGATTTGGGACTGGATCATGGTGTTATCTCCTGGGGTAATAAACGAGTTCAAGCAGATTGCTTCTGTTGATAGGGAGCGGCACGTGCGCCGGGGTTGTCCACAAGGGGCGCAAACTTGCCGGTGTTACTATCGAAAGCATCCATACGGCCGCTCTCGATGTCATAGACCCAGCCATGCAGTGCTACGCGTCCCTCTTCGAGGGCCAGGCGTACCGATGGATGCGTCCGGATATTTGCCAACTGGGCGATCACGTTTTCTCGAACCATCGCCTCAACACTGCTGTGTGGGTCCTTATGTTTACGCGCTTCATTCACCACTCGAGCAGAGTCGGCGTAGCGTAACCAGCCTGCCACTGCGGGCATGTGATCCAGGCACTTGCAGGTGGCAATGGCAGTCATTGCGCCGCAATCAGAGTGCCCGCAGATAACGATGTCGGAGACTTGCAAGGCAGCAACGGCATACTCGACCGAGGCCGACACACCGCCAGGCTCAGGGCCGTAGGGCGGCACGATGTTGCCGGCGTTGCGAATGACAAACAGGTCGCCGGGCTCTCGCTGCGTAACCAGCTCCGGAACCAATCGGCTGTCAGAGCAGGAGATAAACAGAGCCCTTGGGCTTTGCTGATTAGCCAGATTCTTGAACAGGCCGGCGCGTTCCGGAAAAGCGTTAAGTTGAAACTTTAGAAAACCATCGATGATGTCTTTCATGGTGACTCCTCTTGGTCGCGATGCGTTGGAGCAGAGATTACGGAGTCCGTGACATAAGGTAAAAGTCTCATTTATGATGGAGTACATCAGATAATCTTATGGCTCTGAGCATGCTGGCACGTCACATCAAATACTTTCTCGCTGTGGCGCAACACCACAGCTTCACGAAAGC
Proteins encoded in this window:
- a CDS encoding aldose 1-epimerase family protein — translated: MTPLKLFVALTTLSAASHAMAWDYVLLDTDHGAQNWQISSQQLGVKTDKPFSITLRTLHGGRQEGVSIVDIDNGTMKLSVVPTRGMNVLQASVGNVRMGWDSPVKEVVNPSFIELNGRGGLGWLEGFNELVTRCGYEWVGHPGVDNGELLTLHGRAANIPASKVTLHIDEKPPYAITLRGELKEQAFKKVDFSVATELVTEPGSVVFSLNDTLTNNGDYPKEYQALYHSNFSTPFLEQGARFAAPVKQVSPFNDKAKNDLPDWQTYRAPTKDYDETVYNVVPYGDAKGDTLTVLHNKAGSLGVSVGFNTQTLPVFSLWKNTDTQGQGYVTGLEPGTSFSYNRRYQRPLNLVPTIGPKEHKQFHISYSLLADKVAVDKALKRVSDIQGGRETEVRQTPLVDLTKG
- a CDS encoding LysR family transcriptional regulator, yielding MRALSSRLLEGVDVMAAVVDARSFGGAAEVLDMSQSGVSRAIARLETRLGIRVFERTTRSVRLTDEGRSFYEEVMPLIDALAEATGSAASDAQKVRGRLRVNVDPLFARLILGPRLGAFMDSHPELEMELRSKEDLGDLIADGFDIAIRFGHPQPSSLVARKLLDTRVLAMASPAYLERFGHPKDPMELETSDHRCILFREPVTGRPFAWEFHQRRKKVTVKPQGMLTVNDPGTVYSTCLAGLGIAQLFELGIEEYTSSRQLVQLFPDWSEQRFPLYAYYPSRHHVPAKTRALLDFVAGLVR
- a CDS encoding SDR family NAD(P)-dependent oxidoreductase, whose product is MTRILVTGSSDGLGQMAARLLVANGHQVVLHARNHARAAHAIAQVPGAQTALVGDLSSIAETKALAASINELGPFDAIIHNAAVGYQERERIATVDGLPHVFAVNSLAPYILTAMVKRPKRLVYMSSRLHLKGNPSLSDLTWESRRWSGMQAYSDSKLHAVLLAFAAARHWPDVLSNCVEPGWVATKMGGPEATDDLDLAPRTQAWLAAGTAARVTGDYFYHQRSAQVHSAAFDPALQERYLAACAQLSGIEFPPR
- a CDS encoding MFS transporter encodes the protein MQSKVIRHQAVTTPASAHAPATPHPHGVTVSRAQAIAAVLALSLGCFSFVSTELMPVGVLPAMAAGLNVSLGAAGYLVTIFAFMVALTAAPLTGLLGSLNRKTLMAGLLAVCCIGNLITFLAPNYFVVFLGRILVAGAIGVFWSTAVVTAVHMVSARNAVRATSIVFGGVSLATVLGIPAGTMLGEMYGWRSVFAALSILSLVVFTLIAWSVPAVRISKAAKRGAMSAVLKSGPLLVVFGITALVVTGNFLAYTYVSPYLEQIAGQSPAQVSMLLLVYGAAGVITNFAVGPFASRAPRTSLGLVTALLAASLSCMNAAAVSHAAIFAVLAAWGAAYGALPVLLQTLVFKEASRIPGGADAATSINVSVFNAAIGLGSLLGGLLINLAGPQPIAYLSACFAIAGLAVILVSRQSS
- a CDS encoding NAD(P)-dependent oxidoreductase, producing the protein MSRITVLGLGAMGSRMASQLLAAGHTVTVWNRTPDAAEALVKQGAFHARTPREASAGAEFVIAMLRDNDASRHVWLDREIGALSGMAAGAIAIESSTLTSGWIQELGTHMQHARVALLEAPVSGSRAQADARQLAYLAGGEEEVLERCLPLLRVMGSSVHHVGGLGHGALAKLATNAMLGIQVTGLAEVIGLLERNGADASRVLAAMAGTSVWPPVAAYLSGSMMTENFAPQFPVALIEKDFGYTLEEAGSAENAPTIAAAHNVFQRAATRGMGDRNMTSVVRLFTEKRD
- a CDS encoding fumarylacetoacetate hydrolase family protein, with product MKLFRYVKHDGVYPGMVDSSGQLRDISAHVDDVSRACLSDTELARLCELDEHRLPLISTPVRYLPPISDISKFIAIGLNYLDHAEEAGLAIPSEPLVFFKPVSCISGADDPIVQPPHSRQLDWEVELGVVIGKRARYVPVAQALEHVAGYCVANDVSDRGFQFQSSQWDKGKSSDSFGPLGPWLVTRDEVPDPQSLPMWLEVNGQRRQEGNTQTMIFSVAEIISYCSHYMTLDVGDVIITGTPPGVSMGMKPHPEWLEPGDEVVLSICGLGVQRHVVMRYEAEQA
- a CDS encoding amidohydrolase family protein, with protein sequence MDLIFRNVRIADGKPLTDVAVHNGKVAIISPGITVRARQEVQGNGNVLMPAFVEGHLHLEKANVMHRKVNRTGTLKEAIAVTAELKPMLTREDILERSTQVLRSLVQAGTTHVRAHAEFDPSQGFTGFDVVLELRKKFRDMIDIQVVAFPQEGIFKLPGMKHMMVAAMEKGADVVGGIPYNDRSPFEHIDYVFSLAKQFGKDIDFHQDFADTAENMTIEYLARKTIKEGYEGRVCVGHLTSLGAVAAEQRVDIISLIRDAGISVMCLPATDLHLGARGDSHNVRRSLTPVRALRDGGVNVCLATNNIRNAFTPYGTGDLLNIAQLAMPACHLGGADDQATVLGMLTTNPAKALGLNNYGLETGKNADLVLVDTQSVAGVILDLPARLMVLKRGKIVATSNYNRSIAF
- a CDS encoding DUF2790 domain-containing protein; translation: MKILLLAGLSSLCTVALAGQPLADNDIQVEQYSYSQDLDIAKIISMGEVPNVCEVVPARMMYEDSKGHRHILEYRVMGNGCSNG
- the cynS gene encoding cyanase, whose protein sequence is MIQSQINPGSRLALTEVILLAKARNDLSFAQITDGTGLSEAFVTAALLGQHPLPKAAATVVGEKLGLDVDGVALLQTIPMRGSIDNGIPTDPTIYRFYEMLQVYGTTLKALVHEKFGDGIISAINFKLDIKKVEDPEGGSRAVITLDGKYLPTKPF
- a CDS encoding carbonic anhydrase, with amino-acid sequence MKDIIDGFLKFQLNAFPERAGLFKNLANQQSPRALFISCSDSRLVPELVTQREPGDLFVIRNAGNIVPPYGPEPGGVSASVEYAVAALQVSDIVICGHSDCGAMTAIATCKCLDHMPAVAGWLRYADSARVVNEARKHKDPHSSVEAMVRENVIAQLANIRTHPSVRLALEEGRVALHGWVYDIESGRMDAFDSNTGKFAPLVDNPGARAAPYQQKQSA